One window of Ziziphus jujuba cultivar Dongzao chromosome 5, ASM3175591v1 genomic DNA carries:
- the LOC132803774 gene encoding probable leucine-rich repeat receptor-like protein kinase At1g35710 produces MASLFANPFPNKQPLLILLTFYICLTLYLSNTVSSVAATNNIEKTSEETEAAEALIKWKLSFDNQSNAMASWVAGETSPCNWFGVACDESRRVTHLNLSRSALNGTLRNLSFLSFLNLISIDLSNNVNLYGDIPLDLYKLFKLTYLDLGGNRFSGFLSPTIANLSNLSFLRLSANQLSGTIPKEIGLLTGLHDFKIAINHFNGSIPQEIGMMKSLRNLGLDTNDLTGLISASIGNLTNLAEIYLFGNNLSGHIPPEIGNMVNLRILLLYGNQLSGRIPQEIGNLGKLTNLQLSRNQLSGNIPRAVGNLSNLEELDLGANNLSGSIPSSLGNLTYIDAIYLYGNILHGHIPTEIGNLGRLSILQLSGNQLTGNIPREIGNLGRLSDLHLSENQLSGNIPREIGKLSNLDVLSFGTNNFSGALPSSLGNLTKLNSLFLTSNELSGSLPLEMNNLTNLKDLQLALNNFIGHLPQQICGGRSLERFICYGNHFTGTIPKSLRNCSSLIRLRIDGNQLTGNIAEAFGIYPNVSYIDLSVNKFHGELSPNWGQCHNLTSLNISDNELSGSIPPALGQAIQLQVLDLSKNNLSGKIPEQLGSLKSLLELMLGGNQLYGEIPYRLGKLADLENLDLVGNNLNGTIPKELKGCFKLLFLNLANNKFEGTVPIEIASIYYLQNLDLSSNSLTAEIPPLLGQMKRLETLNLSHNSLSCSIPSAFDDTSSLIWVDMSYNQLEGRIPNSKAFREAPIEAFKNNKGLCGNATGMKHCPITSQNPQSNQGNKNREEERKLAHS; encoded by the exons ATGGCTTCCTTGTTCGCTAATCCATTCCCCAACAAACAACCATTGTTGATCCTGTTAACATTCTATATATGTCTAACTTTGTATCTCTCAAACACTGTGTCTTCTGTTGCTGCAACAAACAATATTGAGAAAACATCAGAAGAGACAGAAGCAGCAGAGGCTCTTATAAAATGGAAACTCAGCTTTGACAACCAAAGCAATGCAATGGCTTCATGGGTTGCGGGAGAAACAAGTCCTTGCAATTGGTTTGGAGTTGCTTGTGATGAATCCAGAAGAGTCACCCATCTTAACCTTTCGCGTTCTGCTTTGAATGGTACGCTTCGAAATCTTAGTTTCTTGTCCTTTCTTAACCTCATTAGTATTGATTTGTCAAACAATGTCAACCTTTACGGAGATATTCCACTGGACCTTTACAAGCTCTTCAAACTCACATATCTTGATTTGGGCGGTAATCGTTTCTCTGGATTTCTTTCTCCAACCATTGCAAATCTTTCCAATCTGTCTTTTCTTCGGTTATCTGCTAATCAGCTCTCTGGAACAATTCCAAAAGAGATTGGATTATTGACAGGTCTTCATGATTTTAAGATTGCTATCAATCATTTCAATGGTTCCATACCTCAAGAAATTGGAATGATGAAGTCTCTTAGAAACCTTGGTTTAGATACTAACGACCTCACAGGTCTGATTTCTGCTTCTATAGGTAACTTGACCAATTTAGCAGAGATTTACCTTTTTGGTAATAATCTTTCTGGACATATTCCTCCAGAGATTGGAAACATGGTCAACTTGAGAATTCTTCTCCTTTATGGCAACCAACTTTCTGGACGTATTCCACAAGAAATTGGAAATTTGGGAAAGTTAACCAATCTTCAACTTTCTAGAAACCAACTTTCTGGTAATATTCCTAGAGCTGTGGGAAATTTGAGTAACTTAGAAGAACTTGATCTTGGTGCCAATAATCTATCCGGTTCAATTCCTTCTTCTCTAGGAAACTTGACCTATATTGATGCTATCTACCTTTATGGCAATATCCTTCATGGACATATTCCGACAGAAATTGGAAACTTGGGAAGGTTAAGCATTCTTCAGCTCTCGGGGAACCAACTTACAGGAAATATTCCTAGAGAAATTGGAAACTTGGGAAGGTTAAGCGATCTCCATCTTTCTGAGAACCAACTCTCGGGAAATATTCCTAGAGAAATTGGAAAACTGAGCAACTTAGACGTTCTTAGCTTTGGAACGAACAATTTCTCCGGTGCACTTCCTAGTTCCCTAGGAAATTTAACAAAACTCAATAGCCTATTTTTGACCTCAAACGAACTTAGTGGTTCTCTTCCTCTGGAAATGAATAACCTCACTAACCTAAAAGATTTGCAATTGGCTCTTAATAACTTCATTGGCCATTTGCCTCAACAAATATGTGGTGGTAGATCACTTGAGCGTTTTATCTGCTATGGAAACCATTTCACAGGCACTATCCCAAAAAGCTTGAGAAATTGCAGCAGCCTTATTAGATTAAGGATTGATGGAAACCAACTCACAGGAAATATAGCAGAAGCTTTTGGAATTTACCCAAACGTAAGCTACATTGATTTAAGCGTTAATAAATTCCACGGTGAGCTTTCACCAAATTGGGGGCAGTGCCACAATTTGACGAGCCTGAACATCTCGGACAACGAACTTTCAGGCTCCATACCACCTGCACTTGGACAAGCAATTCAGCTGCAAGTGCTAGACCTTTCCAAAAATAATCTCTCAGGAAAGATTCCAGAGCAACTGGGAAGCTTGAAGTCGCTGCTCGAACTAATGCTAGGTGGTAATCAATTGTATGGAGAGATTCCTTACAGACTTGGAAAGTTAGCTGATCTAGAGAATTTAGACCTGGTAGGAAACAATCTCAATGGCACAATTCCGAAAGAACTCAAAGGATGCTTCAAGttgttatttttgaatttggcaAACAATAAGTTTGAGGGAACTGTTCCAATTGAGATAGCAAGTATATACTATCTTCAAAACCTTGATCTTAGTTCAAATTCGCTGACCGCAGAGATACCACCGCTGCTTGGACAAATGAAAAGGTTAGAAACTCTAAATCTCTCTCACAATTCTCTTTCTTGTTCCATTCCATCCGCTTTTGATGATACATCGAGCTTGATATGGGTGGATATGTCCTACAACCAGTTGGAGGGTCGTATTCCTAATTCCAAAGCCTTCCGAGAGGCCCCAATTGAAGCATTCAAAAATAACAAAGGCTTATGTGGTAATGCTACGGGTATGAAGCATTGCCCAATTACCTCCCAAAATCCACAATCTAATCAAGGCAACAAA AACAGGgaggaagaaagaaaacttGCCCACTCTTGA
- the LOC107421526 gene encoding MDIS1-interacting receptor like kinase 2-like, translating into MVYENIIEATEEFHSKYCIGEGGSGSVYKVELRTSQVVAVKKLHANTNSEMSHQKAFTREIDTLAQIRHRNIVKLYGFCSHPRHSLLVYEFMEGGSLQSVLNNEEKARAFDWSKRVNVVKGVANALLYMHFDYSPPIIHRDISSQNILLNEEHNEAHVSDFGTARFLKPDSSNWTSFAGTFGYAAPELPYTMEVNEKCDVYSFGVVTMEILMGKHPGNLISSISSFSSCTLGHDDEVALKLKEILDQRISAPTDDKEIAGEVVCLAKIGLACLNGNPRCRPTMKEISREMSTQTQRLYYSESFPQITLDLLCDYRPSASTS; encoded by the exons ATGGTCTACGAGAATATCATCGAAGCAACAGAGGAATTTCACTCAAAATATTGCATTGGAGAGGGAGGCAGTGGAAGTGTTTACAAGGTAGAGTTAAGAACCAGTCAGGTTGTTGCTGTGAAGAAGCTTCATGCAAATACCAACAGTGAGATGTCTCATCAAAAAGCTTTTACAAGGGAGATTGATACTCTAGCACAGATACGACATCGTAACATCGTGAAGCTATATGGATTCTGTTCGCATCCACGACACTCACTTTTGGTTTATGAGTTCATGGAAGGAGGAAGTCTGCAAAGTGTACTAAACAATGAGGAAAAGGCAAGAGCTTTTGATTGGAGTAAAAGAGTAAATGTTGTTAAAGGTGTTGCAAATGCCTTATTGTATATGCACTTTGACTACTCACCACCTATTATCCATCGAGATATATCAAGCCAGAATATTCTTCTAAATGAAGAACACAATGAGGCTCATGTTTCCGATTTCGGAACAGCAAGATTTCTAAAACCAGACTCATCGAACTGGACATCATTTGCAGGAACTTTTGGATATGCTGCTCCAG AACTTCCATATACTATGGAAGTGAATGAGAAATGCGATGTTTATAGTTTTGGAGTGGTGACCATGGAAATACTTATGGGGAAGCATCCTGGAAATCTAATATCATCAATATCATCATTCTCATCATGTACACTAGGCCATGATGATGAAGTGGCACTCAAACTCAAGGAGATTTTGGACCAACGGATCTCAGCTCCAACAGATGATAAAGAAATTGCTGGGGAAGTGGTTTGCCTTGCCAAGATTGGACTCGCATGCTTAAACGGCAATCCAAGATGCCGTCCAACAATGAAAGAAATTTCTCGTGAGATGTCGACTCAAACTCAAAGGCTGTATTATTCAGAGTCATTCCCTCAAATTACATTAGACCTACTATGTGATTATCGTCCTAGTGCTTCCACTTCCTGA